One Xiphias gladius isolate SHS-SW01 ecotype Sanya breed wild chromosome 13, ASM1685928v1, whole genome shotgun sequence genomic window carries:
- the scn1lab gene encoding sodium channel, voltage-gated, type I like, alpha b isoform X5 has protein sequence MAQLLVPPGPDSFRPFVPESLAAIERRIAEEEARRPRAERRSDSDDENGPKPNSDLEAGKSLPFIYGDTPSHLVSTPLEDMDPYYSNQKTFIVLNRGKAIFRFNATPALYILSPFNPLRKIAIRVLVHSMFSMLIMFTILTNCAFMTLSHPPEWAKNVEYTFTGIYTFESLIKILARGFCVGKFTFLRDPWNWLDFSVILMAYITEFVNLGNVSALRTFRVLRALKTISVIPGLKTIVGALIQSVKKLSDVMILTVFCLSVFALIGLQLFMGNLRQKCVRMPSSNGTNSSNITTDDSMFFNNTLMEINTTFVQNTTENTFNWTEYISNENNYYYLPGGRDALLCGNGSGAGLCPEGFICVKAGRNPNYGYTSFDTFSWAFLSLFRLMTQDYWENLYQQTLRAAGKPYMIFFVLVIFLGSFYLVNLILAVVAMAYDEQNQATIEEAQQKEEEFQAMLEQLKRQQEEAQVAAAAATESGEYSGRGGPTSESSSGTSKLSSKSAKERRNRRKKRKQREEEEERGGRQFHKSESEDSIKRSSFRFSIDANRLSYEKRCSSPNQSLLSIRGSLLSPRRNSRASLFSFRGRARDMGSENDFADDEHSTFEESDSRRGSLFLPRRLERRCSAVSQTSLGAPRIVLPANGKMHCAVDCNGVVSLVGGTSVTASPVGLLLPEGTTTDTELKKRRSGFHQPSMDYLDEPVSRQRAMSVASILTNTMEELEESRQKCPPCWYRFANTCLIWDCCPAWLKIKEIVNMVVMDPFVDLAITICIVLNTLFMAMEHYPMTKEFNTVLTVGNLVFTGIFTAEMCFKIIALDPYYYFQEGWNIFDGIIVSLSLMELGLANVEGLSVLRSFRLLRVFKLAKSWPTLNMLIKIIGNSVGALGNLTLVLAIIVFIFAVVGMQLFGKSYKECVCKISDDCQLPRWHMHDFFHSFLIVFRVLCGEWIETMWDCMEVAGQTMCLIVFMMVMVIGNLVVLNLFLALLLSSFSADNLAATDDDTEMNNLQIAVGRIQRGIAFVKATVRQFLQSLCFGGGGKRSGLAEESKPLDELHSNGKGNCISNHTSVEITKDPSGVYMTEGNGRPGGGLVVGVRAGGDTAVKYPIEECDYMSFIHNPSLTITVPIAVGESDFENLNTEDFSSDSSDVEGSKEKLDAEPQPLSSSEGSTVDIRPPGDGVDSVELEPEESLDPEACFTEGCVRRFQCCQINEEGSNYKSWWTLRKTCFVIVEHNWFESFIIFMILLSSGALAFEDIYIEQRRTIKTMLEYADKVFTYVFILEMLLKWVAYGFVKYFTNAWCWLDFLIVDVSLVSLVANALGYSELTAIKSLRTLRALRPLRALSRFEGMRVVVNALLGAIPSIMNVLLVCLIFWLIFSIMGVNLFAGKYYYCVNTTTDDIFSVEIVNNRTDCLKLVNESARWKNVKINFDNVGAGYLALLQVATFKGWMDIMYAAVDSRDVEDQPKYEVNLYMYLYFVIFIIFGSFFTLNLFIGVIIDNFNQQKKKFGGQDIFMTEEQKKYYNAMKKLGSKKPQKPIPRPANAFQGCVFDCITKQAFDIVIMILICLNMVTMMVETDDQTPDMDKILYWINLVFIVLFTGECVLKMISLRHYYFTIGWNIFDFVVVILSIVGMFLSEVIEKYFVSPTLFRVIRLARIGRILRLIKGAKGIRTLLFALMMSLPALFNIGLLLFLVMFIYAIFGMSNFAYVKREAGIDDMFNFETFGNSMICLFQITTSAGWDSLLAPILNKREPDCDSQIEHPGNSYKGNCGNPSVGIFFFVSYIIICFLIVVNMYIAVILENFSVATEESAEPLSEDDFEMFYEVWERFDPDATQFMEYSKLSDFANALDPPLRMPKPNMIQLISMDLPMVSGERIHCLDILFAFTKRVLGEGGEMDVLRGQMEERFMASNPSKVSYEPITTTLRRKQEDMSAIIIQRAFRRYMIRLAMKKASALYKEQLKEGIRDPDKDVMVISKFTENSTSDKMDMTPSTASPPSYNSVTKSDKDKYEKENREKENKGKHSKERKK, from the exons ATCCTGGCCAGGGGCTTCTGTGTGGGGAAGTTCACTTTCCTCCGGGACCCATGGAACTGGCTGGATTTCAGTGTCATCCTCATGGC GTATATAACAGAGTTTGTAAACCTAGGCAATGTTTCAGCTCTGCGCACATTCAGGGTATTGCGAGCTTTGAAAACTATCTCAGTAATACCAG GCTTGAAGACCATTGTTGGTGCACTGATCCAGTCGGTAAAAAAGCTGTCGGACGTGATGATCCTCACCGTCTTCTGCCTCAGCGTCTTCGCCCTCATcggcctgcagctcttcatggGCAACCTGAGGCAGAAGTGCGTGCGCATGCCGAGCAGCAACGgaaccaacagcagcaacattacCACTGACGATTCTATGTTTTTCAACAACACCCTGATGGAAATCAACACCACATTTGTGCAGAACACCACAGAGAACACCTTCAACTGGACAGAGTACATCAGCAATGAGA ATAATTACTATTACCTCCCTGGTGGTAGGGATGCTCTGCTCTGTGGGAACGGCAGTGGCGCTGG GCTCTGTCCAGAGGGTTTTATATGTGTCAAAGCGGGTCGTAATCCAAATTATGGCTACACCAGTTTCGACACCTTCAGCTGGGCCTTCCTCTCTCTATTCCGACTCATGACCCAGGATTACTGGGAGAACCTCTACCAGCAG ACTTTGCGTGCCGCAGGGAAACCCTACATGATCTTCTTCGTGCTGGTGATCTTTCTGGGCTCCTTTTACTTGGTCAACCTGATCTTGGCTGTGGTGGCCATGGCTTATGACGAGCAGAACCAGGCAACCATCGAGGAGGCTcagcagaaagaggaggagttcCAGGCCATGCTGGAGCAGCTGAAGAGACAGCAGGAGGAGGCACAG gttgctgcagcagcagccacgGAGAGCGGAGAATACAGCGGGAGAGGTGGCCCCACCTCCGAATCCTCCTCAGGGACGTCTAAGCTCAGCTCGAAAAGTGCCAAGGAGCGACGCAACAGGCGTaagaagaggaagcagagggaggaggaggaggagaggggggggcgACAGTTCCACAAGTCTGAATCTGAGGACAGCATCAAAAGATCCAGCTTCCGCTTCTCTATTGATGCCAACCGGCTTTCTTATGAGAAGAGATGTTCCTCACCCAACCAG TCTCTCCTCAGTATCCGTGGATCCCTCCTCTCACCTCGGAGGAACAGCCGTGCCAGCCTGTTCAGCTTCCGCGGCCGGGCACGCGACATGGGCTCCGAGAACGACTTTGCTGATGACGAGCACAGCACCTTTGAGGAGAGCGACAGTCGGCGGGGCTCCCTTTTCTTGCCACGCCGCCTCGAGCGCCGCTGCAGTGCCGTCAGCCAGACAAGCCTCGGGGCGCCGCGGATTGTGCTGCCCGCCAACGGCAAGATGCACTGCGCTGTAGACTGCAATGGTGTGGTGTCACTAGTCGGTGGAACTTCTGTAACAGCCTCCCCTGTAGGTCTCCTTCTGCCTGAG ggAACGACTACGGATACTGAGCTGAAGAAACGCCGGTCAGGTTTTCACCAGCCATCCATGGATTATTTAGATGAGCCAGTGAGCCGACAGAGAGCTATGAGTGTGGCCAGTATCCTCACGAACACCATGGAAG AGCTTGAAGAGTCGAGACAGAAGTGCCCCCCCTGCTGGTATAGATTTGCCAATACCTGTTTGATCTGGGATTGTTGTCCAGCATGGCTGAAAATCAAGGAGATCGTCAACATGGTGGTCATGGACCCATTTGTGGATTTGGCCATCACAATTTGCATCGTCCTCAACACCCTTTTCATGGCCATGGAGCATTACCCCATGACTAAAGAATTCAATACTGTCCTTACAGTCGGAAACCTG GTGTTCACAGGCATCTTCACAGCAGAGATGTGTTTCAAGATCATCGCTCTGGATCCCTACTACTACTTCCAGGAGGGCTGGAACATCTTTGATGGCATCATTGTTAGTCTCAGTCTGATGGAGCTTGGCTTGGCTAACGTAGAAGGCCTGTCTGTGCTCAGGTCTTTTAGATTG ctgAGGGTCTTCAAACTGGCAAAGTCATGGCCAACTTTGAACATGCTGATCAAGATCATCGGTAACTCAGTGGGTGCGCTGGGGAACTTGACTCTGGTGCTGGCCATCATTGTCTTCATCTTCGCTGTGGTGGGCATGCAGCTTTTTGGCAAGAGCTACAAGGAGTGCGTGTGTAAGATTTCTGATGACTGTCAGCTACCCCGCTGGCACATGCACGATTTCTTCCACTCCTTCCTCATTGTGTTCCGAGTCCTGTGTGGAGAGTGGATTGAGACCATGTGGGACTGCATGGAAGTGGCAGGACAGACAATGTGCCTGATAGTCTTCATGATGGTCATGGTCATTGGAAACCTGGTG GTTCTAAACCTTTTCCTGGCTCTCCTCCTGAGCTCTTTCAGCGCTGACAACCTGGCAGCGACTGATGATGACACTGAGATGAACAACCTGCAGATTGCTGTCGGCCGGATCCAGCGGGGGATCGCATTTGTCAAAGCCACAGTGCGGCAGTTCCTCCAGAGCCTCTGCTTTGGCGGGGGCGGTAAGAGGTCTGGTCTGGCTGAGGAGAGCAAACCCTTGGATGAACTGCACAGCAATGGCAAGGGGAACTGCATCTCCAATCACACTTCAGTGGAGATCACTAAAGACCCTAGTGGGGTGTACATGACAGAGGGCAATGGACGGCCAGGAGGAGGGTTGGTGGTTGGGGTCAGGGCTGGTGGGGACACTGCAGTGAAGTACCCCATAGAGGAATGCGACTACATGTCATTTATTCATAACCCCAGCCTGACAATCACAGTGCCCATCGCTGTGGGTGAGTCAGACTTTGAGAACCTTAACACAGAAGATTTCAGCAGCGACTCGTCAGATGTAGAGGGCAGCAAAGAG AAGCTCGATGCAGAGCCCCAGCCTCTGAGCTCATCGGAGGGGAGCACAGTGGATATTCGCCCCCCAGGAGATGGGGTTGATTCAGTGGAGCTCGAGCCAGAAGAATCACTGGACCCAGAGGCCTGCTTCACAGAGG GCTGTGTGCGCAGGTTCCAGTGCTGCCAGATCAACGAGGAGGGCAGCAATTATAAGAGTTGGTGGACACTCAGGAAGACCTGCTTTGTCATAGTGGAGCACAACTGGTTTGAATCCTTCATCATATTCATGATCCTGCTCAGCAGTGGAGCCCTT GCCTTCGAGGACATTTACATTGAGCAGCGGAGGACCATCAAAACAATGCTGGAGTACGCAGACAAGGTCTTCACTTATGTCTTCATTCTGGAAATGCTGTTGAAGTGGGTGGCATACGGCTTTGTCAAGTACTTTACCAACGCCTGGTGCTGGCTCGACTTCCTCATTGTAGAC GTGTCCTTGGTCAGCCTTGTAGCCAATGCTCTGGGCTACTCTGAGCTTACTGCTATCAAATCTCTGAGGACACTGCGAGCCCTCCGGCCCCTGAGGGCCCTGTCTCGGTTTGAGGGCATGAGG GTTGTGGTGAACGCATTGCTGGGGGCCATCCCCTCCATCATGAACGTGCTGTTGGTCTGCCTCATCTTCTGGCTCATCTTCAGCATCATGGGTGTCAACCTGTTCGCAGGGAAGTACTATTACTGCGTCAACACCACCACAGACGACATCTTCTCCGTTGAAATCGTCAATAACAGGACTGACTGCCTGAAATTGGTCAACGAAAGTGCCCGCTGGAAGAATGTCAAAATCAACTTTGACAATGTTGGGGCCGGCTATCTGGCTCTGTTGCAAGTG GCAACATTTAAGGGTTGGATGGACATCATGTACGCAGCCGTGGACTCTCGAGAT GTGGAAGACCAGCCTAAATATGAAGTGAACTTGTACATGTACCTctactttgtcattttcatcatctttgGCTCCTTTTTCACCCTCAACCTGTTCATTGGTGTCATCATCGACAACTTCAaccagcagaagaaaaag TTTGGAGGTCAGGACATCTTCATgacagaagaacagaagaaataCTACAACGCCATGAAGAAGCTTGGTTCCAAGAAACCACAAAAGCCTATACCTCGGCCAGCA AATGCATTTCAAGGCTGCGTGTTTGACTGCATCACAAAGCAGGCTTTTGACATCGTGATCATGATCCTCATCTGCCTTAACATGGTGACCATGATGGTGGAGACGGACGACCAGACGCCAGATATGGACAAAATCCTCTACTGGATCAACCTGGTCTTCATCGTGCTCTTCACTGGGGAGTGTGTGCTCAAGATGATCTCCCTGCGTCACTATTACTTCACCATTGGCTGGAATATATTTGACTTTGTGGTAGTGATCCTTTCCATTGTAG gTATGTTTTTATCGGAAGTTATCGAGAAATACTTTGTGTCCCCAACACTGTTCCGAGTGATCCGTCTGGCCAGGATAGGCCGCATCCTCCGTCTTATCAAAGGTGCCAAGGGCATCCGGACGCTTCTCTTTGCCTTGATGATGTCACTACCTGCCCTCTTCAACATtggcctcctcctctttctggtCATGTTCATTTACGCCATCTTTGGCATGTCCAACTTTGCCTACGTCAAACGTGAGGCAGGGATCGATGACATGTTCAATTTTGAGACGTTTGGGAACAGTATGATCTGTCTGTTTCAGATTACCACCTCAGCCGGGTGGGACAGCCTGCTGGCACCCATACTGAACAAGAGGGAGCCTGACTGTGACAGCCAGATAGAGCACCCGGGCAACTCCTACAAAGGCAACTGTGGCAACCCATCAGTGGGCATCTTCTTCTTTGTCAGCTACATCATCATCTGCTTCCTCATCGTGGTCAACATGTACATTGCTGTCATCCTGGAGAACTTCAGCGTGGCTACAGAGGAGAGCGCTGAGCCACTGAGTGAGGACGACTTTGAGATGTTCTATGAAGTCTGGGAGCGCTTTGATCCAGATGCCACTCAGTTCATGGAGTACAGCAAGCTGTCTGACTTTGCAAATGCTCTAGATCCACCACTGCGCATGCCCAAGCCTAATATGATCCAGCTCATCTCCATGGACCTGCCCATGGTGAGTGGCGAGCGCATCCACTGCCTTGACATCCTGTTTGCCTTCACCAAGCGAGTGTTGGGCGAAGGTGGCGAGATGGACGTGTTACGCGGGCAGATGGAGGAACGTTTCATGGCTTCTAACCCCTCTAAGGTGTCTTACGAGcccatcaccaccaccctccGCCGCAAACAAGAGGACATGTCAGCCATAATCATTCAGAGAGCCTTCCGCCGCTACATGATCCGTCTGGCCATGAAGAAGGCCTCTGCCCTCTATAAGGAGCAGCTGAAGGAGGGTATCCGCGACCCTGACAAGGACGTGATGGTCATCAGCAAGTTCACTGAAAACTCCACTTCAGACAAAATGGACATGACCCCGTCCACAGCCTCCCCGCCCTCCTACAACAGTGTGACGAAATCAGACAAGGACAAATACGAGaaagaaaatagggaaaaagaaaacaaagggaaacactCGAAAGAACGAAAAAaatag